In a single window of the Pandoraea pulmonicola genome:
- a CDS encoding filamentous hemagglutinin N-terminal domain-containing protein encodes MATTLATAAYCHAAGIVPDGGTATSVTIGADGRQNVAIAAPVHGVSHNTYTSFNVDRAGATLNNAGVNARTIVNEVTGTAPSLIQGQIAVAGPRANVVLANPNGITVNGGSFVNTGHVALSTGQVSFSDVLIAPGLYQRNVVLNTGRGTIEVAGGGLAGTLIGLELIAKTVKVGAPITNDFSSPTAYVRVIAGSSKVSLNTSFSPDDNNNDWVTLANAQQANPNAIALDIEPAGSITSGRIQLLTTDLGAGVRHAGTLMANAGDFSLSSAGDVMLAPSSKINVANNLSWQASGQTTVSGASILTGGSINLSSHGVLVQNVGALQSTVVSSRSSVSIRSQGDITNVSSLIQGVVRDRALASSTGAITLDATGTVTNTSDASNPGGAFGVIFGVNDDVVVRAGRDIVNLNARVESNQSVTLQAQGDVSNIISHIEGANGGVSTAYANSGRRWLLFSTRDEGFSVDYGAIPAPTQLSYIIADAGNVTISGRNVYNVGGTVLTNGGDIRVAAARDLVNQAVMTGQASYRRTCFIFCRATASSTTASHGGQMQAAGGISLSAGQSASNVGGNVIAWGGDLSIVAPLVTAQGLMGYTAFNGTRGLKAWFGNHWAAIYAQNDGGLFSAASGEVALTGRGVIKGGVISGAKGVRATQGIETAYVPYREPVRIGTHLGLTTWFGL; translated from the coding sequence TTGGCGACAACGCTCGCCACGGCCGCGTATTGCCATGCCGCGGGCATTGTGCCGGACGGTGGGACTGCGACGTCGGTCACCATTGGCGCCGACGGTCGCCAGAACGTGGCTATCGCTGCGCCCGTCCACGGCGTTTCGCACAACACCTATACGAGCTTCAACGTCGACCGGGCGGGCGCCACGTTGAACAACGCGGGTGTGAACGCCCGCACGATCGTCAATGAAGTGACGGGAACGGCGCCGAGCTTGATTCAAGGACAGATTGCGGTGGCTGGCCCGCGCGCAAACGTCGTTCTCGCGAACCCCAACGGCATCACTGTCAACGGCGGATCGTTCGTCAACACCGGCCACGTTGCGCTCAGCACCGGGCAGGTCTCGTTCAGCGATGTGCTCATAGCGCCTGGCCTGTATCAGCGCAATGTGGTGCTAAATACAGGCAGGGGCACCATCGAGGTCGCTGGAGGCGGCCTGGCCGGAACGCTTATCGGCCTCGAACTCATCGCCAAAACCGTCAAGGTCGGTGCACCGATCACGAACGACTTCTCGTCCCCCACCGCATACGTGCGTGTGATCGCCGGCAGCAGCAAGGTATCGCTGAACACGAGCTTTTCGCCGGACGACAACAACAACGACTGGGTGACGCTAGCCAATGCGCAACAGGCGAATCCCAATGCCATCGCCCTGGATATCGAGCCGGCCGGCAGCATCACGTCCGGACGCATACAACTGCTGACGACGGACCTCGGCGCGGGCGTACGGCATGCGGGCACGCTGATGGCCAATGCCGGCGATTTCTCGCTGTCGTCCGCAGGCGACGTGATGCTCGCTCCGTCGAGCAAGATCAATGTCGCCAACAATTTGTCCTGGCAGGCGTCCGGCCAGACCACCGTAAGCGGCGCTTCGATCCTGACGGGCGGTTCCATCAATCTGTCGAGTCATGGCGTGCTGGTTCAGAACGTCGGCGCACTCCAGTCTACGGTGGTGTCGTCACGCAGCAGCGTCTCGATTCGCAGCCAGGGCGACATCACGAACGTCAGCAGCCTGATTCAAGGCGTCGTCCGCGATCGCGCGTTGGCGTCCTCCACAGGGGCAATCACGCTTGACGCAACTGGCACCGTCACCAACACGTCGGATGCGAGCAACCCTGGCGGCGCTTTTGGCGTGATCTTCGGCGTGAACGACGATGTGGTCGTGCGCGCCGGGCGCGATATCGTCAATCTCAACGCGCGTGTCGAGTCCAATCAGTCTGTGACGCTTCAGGCACAGGGTGACGTCAGCAACATCATTTCTCACATCGAGGGAGCGAACGGTGGTGTTTCCACCGCGTATGCCAATAGCGGCCGCCGCTGGCTCCTCTTTTCGACGCGAGACGAAGGCTTCTCCGTCGACTATGGCGCTATTCCTGCACCCACGCAGCTCTCGTACATCATTGCGGACGCAGGGAACGTCACGATTTCCGGACGCAACGTCTACAACGTCGGTGGCACCGTCCTGACCAATGGTGGTGACATTCGCGTGGCCGCGGCACGCGACCTCGTCAATCAGGCCGTGATGACCGGGCAGGCATCGTATCGGCGCACATGCTTCATCTTCTGCAGGGCAACCGCTTCAAGCACTACCGCCTCCCATGGGGGCCAGATGCAGGCGGCCGGCGGCATTTCATTAAGCGCCGGACAGAGTGCCAGCAACGTCGGGGGCAATGTCATCGCATGGGGCGGCGATCTGAGCATCGTTGCGCCGCTCGTCACTGCGCAGGGGCTGATGGGTTACACGGCGTTTAACGGCACGCGAGGCCTCAAGGCATGGTTCGGCAATCACTGGGCGGCGATCTATGCACAGAACGATGGCGGGCTCTTCTCTGCCGCTTCCGGCGAAGTGGCACTCACCGGACGAGGCGTGATAAAGGGAGGCGTGATCTCCGGGGCGAAGGGAGTGAGGGCCACGCAGGGCATCGAAACGGCGTACGTGCCGTATCGCGAGCCGGTACGTATTGGCACGCACCTGGGACTGACCACATGGTTCGGGCTATGA
- the yddG gene encoding aromatic amino acid DMT transporter YddG, with product MDSKHRNRATLIGLVAVALWSSIVGLIRGVSESFGATGGAALMYTVASIFLLFSVGFPRLGTFPKRYLYLGSTLFVAYELCLSLSIGYANTARQAIEVSMVNYLWPTFTLIAAIVFNKQRANLWVVPGFFLSMLGICWVLGGERGLDLAGMAANVLDNPLSYSLAFSGAVIWAAYCTVTTRHAQGKNGVTFFFMLVAIVLWVKYWLTGDGSEMHMSTSGIVFLLLAAGAMGFGYAAWNVGILGGNVTVLAGASYFIPVFSAALSAVLLHAPLSFEFWQGAAMVCGGSILCWIATRTKRVRPGNAAAVDTAE from the coding sequence ATGGACAGCAAGCACAGGAACCGCGCAACGCTCATCGGACTGGTGGCCGTGGCGCTATGGAGTTCGATCGTCGGACTGATTCGCGGAGTGAGCGAGAGTTTCGGCGCGACCGGCGGCGCGGCGCTGATGTACACGGTGGCGTCGATATTCCTGCTGTTCTCCGTCGGCTTTCCTCGTCTTGGTACTTTTCCGAAACGATATCTTTACCTCGGCAGTACGCTGTTCGTGGCGTACGAGCTTTGCCTGTCGCTCTCGATCGGGTACGCGAACACCGCCCGACAGGCGATCGAAGTCAGCATGGTGAATTACCTCTGGCCGACTTTTACCTTGATCGCGGCCATCGTCTTCAACAAGCAGCGCGCCAATCTTTGGGTGGTGCCCGGCTTCTTCCTGTCAATGCTCGGTATCTGCTGGGTGCTGGGCGGCGAGCGCGGGCTCGATCTCGCCGGGATGGCGGCCAACGTGCTCGACAACCCGCTGAGCTACAGTCTGGCCTTTTCAGGTGCGGTGATATGGGCGGCGTATTGCACCGTGACGACGCGCCATGCTCAGGGCAAGAACGGCGTGACGTTTTTCTTCATGCTGGTGGCCATCGTGCTGTGGGTCAAGTATTGGCTGACTGGTGACGGTAGCGAGATGCACATGAGCACCTCCGGCATCGTCTTTCTGCTGCTGGCGGCCGGCGCGATGGGTTTCGGCTATGCGGCGTGGAACGTCGGCATCCTCGGCGGCAACGTGACCGTCCTCGCCGGCGCCTCGTACTTCATTCCCGTATTTTCCGCGGCGCTGTCCGCCGTGCTGCTGCACGCCCCACTCTCGTTCGAATTCTGGCAAGGCGCGGCAATGGTGTGCGGCGGTTCGATCCTGTGCTGGATCGCAACACGAACGAAGCGCGTCCGGCCAGGAAACGCCGCAGCGGTCGATACGGCCGAATAG
- a CDS encoding peptidylprolyl isomerase — protein sequence MKVKFSHVWMAAGICAALGTAVTSATAAKSATSARTDAKTEMKADAKASQKPLPADAVASVNGVPILKASVDAMIKASGQPDNPQLREMFKGQLIANEVLKQAALKQHYETRPEVQAALDAAKNVIVTRTYMSEHLKAAPVTEAEIRAKYDAVVASLGENEYRSSAIVVRDSATAQTVLDQLKKGGEFAALARQYSVGPNAAQGGQLNWVSFRTPITAGSTQNWPQPIAEALVKLPKGGISSEPVQLGDQYWILRIDDKRATQIPKFEESEPLLRKQLEQISMEKATAQLIGDLVKNARIQQ from the coding sequence ATGAAAGTGAAGTTCAGTCATGTATGGATGGCCGCGGGCATTTGCGCGGCATTGGGCACCGCGGTGACATCGGCGACGGCGGCGAAGTCCGCGACATCGGCCAGGACCGACGCCAAGACCGAAATGAAGGCGGATGCCAAGGCGTCGCAGAAACCTCTGCCTGCGGATGCCGTGGCCAGCGTCAACGGCGTGCCGATCCTGAAGGCGTCGGTCGACGCCATGATCAAGGCCAGCGGCCAGCCGGACAACCCGCAACTGCGCGAGATGTTCAAGGGCCAGCTGATCGCCAACGAGGTGCTCAAGCAGGCGGCCCTCAAGCAGCACTACGAGACGCGCCCTGAAGTGCAGGCGGCTCTCGACGCCGCGAAGAACGTGATCGTGACGCGCACCTACATGAGCGAGCACCTCAAGGCTGCGCCGGTCACGGAAGCCGAGATCCGGGCGAAGTACGACGCCGTTGTGGCCTCGCTGGGAGAGAACGAGTACCGCTCGAGCGCCATCGTGGTACGTGATTCCGCCACCGCACAGACTGTGCTCGATCAACTCAAGAAGGGCGGGGAATTCGCTGCGCTGGCGCGTCAGTACAGCGTCGGACCGAACGCGGCGCAGGGCGGCCAGTTGAACTGGGTGTCGTTCAGGACGCCGATCACGGCCGGCAGCACGCAGAACTGGCCTCAGCCGATTGCAGAAGCGCTCGTGAAGTTGCCGAAGGGCGGTATATCCAGCGAGCCGGTGCAACTCGGCGATCAGTACTGGATTCTGCGCATCGACGACAAGCGCGCCACGCAGATTCCGAAGTTCGAAGAGAGCGAGCCGCTGCTGCGCAAGCAACTCGAACAGATCTCCATGGAGAAGGCGACCGCGCAGCTGATCGGCGACCTCGTGAAGAACGCTCGAATCCAGCAGTAA
- a CDS encoding DUF1059 domain-containing protein, whose amino-acid sequence MVRKYIDCREFPSEMNCSVALCADSESELLEAAVQHAISVHKHADSQELRSQLKTLFHDGTPPMEAPRRG is encoded by the coding sequence ATGGTTCGCAAATACATCGACTGCCGGGAATTCCCGAGCGAGATGAACTGCTCCGTCGCGCTATGCGCAGATTCCGAAAGCGAGCTACTGGAAGCTGCCGTGCAGCATGCGATCAGCGTTCACAAACACGCCGATTCCCAGGAGTTGCGCTCACAGTTGAAAACGCTCTTTCATGACGGCACGCCCCCCATGGAAGCGCCGCGCCGCGGTTAG
- a CDS encoding ShlB/FhaC/HecB family hemolysin secretion/activation protein, whose translation MRRSRFLVTGVMAMACVCMTSWTPRDAHAQSVPGLPAATAFPASVVPQQDPAQRLLDEQRNRELQRELDRQPAPIEVAPSAASQVPDLPADADIETLSDPEPTFRIDHIVYKGDTVLSQSQLDRISAPFLHKSLGRRRIDLLLRRLTEAFVANGLITTRAYLATPQNLSSGTLAITIVAGRIGGFTLNGGALRPSGDRPKGDGGGLLTDAGTAWAFPASVGDVLNLPALEQGVDQINRLRRNQAQIQILPGQGAGESIVAIQNPFGSRLNYNLGFDNYGSTTTGRWRTRASIDAGNVLGFQESLSLSYTGTRDSNALVLSAAVPYGYHTFSYTAALSEYQQIIGGTALLYGRTLSQIFGWNRVLTRSSTGRVSLDATLTRLSTERDVNDIPLTPQDLTILRVGVSGLWRFTRGGQPGAFTASLGISQGLPWFDASRDFDGIQKQDAHAQFTKLDASATVQMLLAQIGPTYWTWRTTVTGQYSAVALFGNAQIFLGGTDSVRGFMQGGIAGDSGFYVRNEAVWANAPVWQGLRWEPYVFVDGGKAHLVAEAGWPTLIGAGAGVRAQWQFRGQTFSGELMAGRALVQPASMGPKGSVVLITLNWAG comes from the coding sequence ATGAGGCGTTCCCGTTTCCTCGTGACCGGCGTCATGGCCATGGCATGCGTGTGCATGACGTCGTGGACGCCACGCGATGCGCATGCACAGAGCGTTCCAGGTCTGCCGGCCGCAACCGCGTTCCCCGCGAGCGTCGTGCCGCAGCAGGATCCTGCACAGCGCTTGCTCGACGAACAACGCAATCGCGAATTGCAGCGCGAACTGGATCGGCAGCCTGCGCCAATCGAAGTCGCACCCTCCGCAGCCTCACAAGTCCCCGATCTGCCAGCCGACGCCGACATCGAGACTCTCTCCGACCCGGAGCCGACCTTCCGTATCGACCATATCGTCTACAAGGGCGATACCGTTCTGAGTCAATCGCAGCTCGATCGAATCTCCGCGCCGTTCCTGCACAAGTCGCTCGGTCGGCGCCGTATCGATCTGTTGTTGAGGCGACTGACGGAGGCCTTCGTTGCCAACGGTCTCATCACGACGCGCGCCTATCTCGCGACCCCGCAGAATCTCTCGTCGGGCACGCTTGCAATCACGATCGTCGCGGGACGCATCGGTGGCTTCACACTCAATGGTGGCGCGTTGCGTCCATCGGGAGACAGACCCAAGGGCGACGGCGGAGGTTTGCTGACGGATGCCGGCACCGCGTGGGCCTTCCCGGCGTCCGTGGGCGACGTGCTCAACTTACCTGCCCTCGAGCAGGGCGTCGACCAGATCAACCGGTTGCGACGCAATCAAGCTCAGATCCAGATACTGCCCGGACAAGGGGCGGGCGAGTCCATCGTCGCTATCCAGAACCCGTTCGGCAGCCGGTTGAACTACAACCTTGGCTTCGACAACTACGGCAGCACCACAACGGGCAGATGGCGCACGCGTGCTTCGATCGATGCGGGCAACGTGCTCGGGTTTCAGGAGTCGCTGAGCCTGTCATACACAGGAACGCGCGACAGCAATGCGCTCGTGCTCTCAGCTGCCGTTCCATATGGCTATCACACGTTCAGCTATACGGCCGCGCTTTCGGAATACCAGCAAATCATCGGCGGGACGGCACTGCTTTACGGGCGTACGCTCAGCCAGATTTTCGGATGGAACCGTGTGCTCACACGCTCATCGACGGGGCGAGTGAGCCTGGATGCCACGCTCACACGCCTGAGTACCGAGCGTGACGTCAACGACATTCCCCTGACTCCACAGGACCTGACGATCCTGCGCGTTGGCGTTTCCGGCCTTTGGCGTTTCACGCGCGGCGGCCAGCCAGGGGCGTTCACCGCTTCGTTGGGCATTTCGCAAGGGTTGCCGTGGTTCGATGCGTCGCGGGACTTCGACGGCATTCAGAAGCAGGACGCCCACGCCCAGTTCACCAAGCTCGACGCCAGTGCCACGGTGCAGATGCTGCTCGCGCAGATCGGCCCGACGTACTGGACGTGGCGCACGACCGTCACGGGGCAGTACAGCGCCGTGGCGCTCTTCGGCAACGCGCAGATTTTCCTGGGCGGCACCGATTCGGTGCGCGGCTTCATGCAAGGCGGCATTGCCGGCGACAGCGGCTTCTATGTTCGCAACGAAGCGGTGTGGGCGAATGCGCCGGTGTGGCAAGGCTTGCGCTGGGAGCCCTACGTGTTCGTCGACGGCGGCAAGGCGCATCTGGTTGCCGAAGCCGGCTGGCCCACGCTGATCGGTGCGGGCGCCGGCGTGCGGGCGCAATGGCAGTTCCGGGGACAGACATTCTCAGGCGAATTGATGGCGGGCCGCGCGTTGGTGCAGCCGGCGTCCATGGGCCCCAAGGGCAGTGTCGTTCTCATCACGCTCAACTGGGCGGGATGA
- a CDS encoding LysR substrate-binding domain-containing protein translates to MNRVFPLLALRAFVEVGRYGSIKHAAEAMGVTSGAVSQQIRLLEARVGAPLFTRTQRRMALTAAGARVYPTLLVAFDQIEHALRTLEDSSTRKSVILSTVPSFAASWLVPRLGRFTSRHPDIEVRVEASSRLVDLQRDRVDIAIRHGLGRYPGLLTERLIAPVLLPVGSPALLASGKPIRKPSDCLSYPLLQDADRADWKLWLVAHGVANDPRAERGTAFEDDYLLIRAVEAGQGLGLVPQEYAQSEIAAGRLALALNKSWPARFAYYLVMLPDTGKRPEVAAFVEWITAEALLPVGSSDLM, encoded by the coding sequence ATGAATCGCGTATTTCCGTTGTTGGCTTTGCGGGCATTCGTCGAGGTCGGTCGCTACGGCAGCATCAAGCACGCTGCCGAGGCGATGGGCGTGACGTCGGGCGCCGTCAGTCAGCAGATCCGCCTCTTGGAGGCGCGTGTCGGGGCTCCGCTATTCACGCGCACTCAGCGCAGGATGGCGCTCACCGCGGCGGGCGCTCGCGTGTATCCGACGTTGCTGGTGGCGTTCGATCAGATCGAGCACGCGTTGCGGACGCTGGAGGATTCGTCGACCCGCAAATCGGTCATCCTCAGTACGGTTCCCTCGTTCGCGGCATCCTGGCTGGTGCCGCGTCTGGGGCGATTCACGAGTCGACACCCCGACATCGAGGTGCGTGTCGAGGCGTCGTCCAGATTGGTGGATTTGCAGCGCGACCGCGTTGATATTGCGATTCGCCACGGCTTGGGACGGTACCCGGGGCTGTTGACCGAACGCCTGATTGCGCCGGTGCTGCTGCCCGTCGGGAGCCCGGCGTTGCTGGCGTCGGGCAAGCCGATTCGAAAGCCGTCCGATTGCCTGTCCTATCCGCTGTTGCAGGACGCGGATCGTGCCGACTGGAAGTTGTGGCTCGTCGCGCACGGCGTGGCGAACGATCCGCGCGCCGAACGCGGCACCGCATTCGAGGACGACTATCTGCTCATTCGCGCAGTGGAGGCAGGGCAGGGCCTGGGGCTTGTGCCGCAGGAATACGCTCAGTCGGAAATTGCGGCCGGCCGTCTCGCCTTGGCCCTGAACAAGTCATGGCCGGCACGCTTTGCGTATTACCTCGTCATGCTCCCGGATACCGGCAAGCGTCCGGAGGTGGCGGCGTTTGTCGAGTGGATTACGGCGGAGGCGTTGCTGCCGGTGGGTTCCTCTGACTTGATGTGA